The proteins below come from a single Dermacentor albipictus isolate Rhodes 1998 colony chromosome 7, USDA_Dalb.pri_finalv2, whole genome shotgun sequence genomic window:
- the LOC139047413 gene encoding uncharacterized protein, with the protein MNRAFVCNTVFFPAIWYSAQVMPCLPAQVNRVHRFCATYIWESRFERMRRSNLFLSKAKGGLGLVNVEVKLKAHRYLFFKNQTHHIIRHSFKQLGGGYLSEWIEGAQGVPRARTLKFYREVEQAARFFEQRFSQEYLKNVKRKSLYWNTIDMLFPPPLYRSRVGSQLESDVFKRLPKYPVKTAIKDFFLRLHVEVLPVKTWLRNKGFFVPWSTDCPLCPYPESLQHVFLFCTNAVLFWHNIRIVFDVQIYPNWDNVKYLTLEDDKNNNSAETLLLLGLYAIWRSRTDYVLALENAKPAWTHFCYAFAYTSSLLGGEDEFSKRWQVWQKRLQQR; encoded by the coding sequence ATGAACAGAGCTTTTGTGTGTAACACTGTGTTCTTTCCAGCTATATGGTACTCAGCGCAGGTGATGCCCTGTTTGCCGGCTCAGGTGAATCGAGTGCATAGATTTTGCGCAACATATATTTGGGAGTCGCGGTTTGAGCGCATGAGGCGCAGTAACTTATTCTTAAGTAAGGCAAAAGGAGGCCTAGGGCTGGTAAACGTAGAGGTAAAACTCAAAGCTCACAGGTACCTTTTTTTCAAAAACCAAACCCATCATATTATACGTCACTCTTTCAAACAATTAGGAGGGGGGTACTTAAGCGAGTGGATCGAAGGTGCCCAAGGAGTCCCACGAGCCCGCACGCTAAAATTCTACAGGGAGGTGGAGCAGGCAGCTCGCTTCTTCGAGCAGCGTTTTTCTCAAGAGTATCTAAAAAATGTAAAACGGAAGAGTCTGTACTGGAACACTATAGATATGCTATTCCCACCACCCCTATATCGGTCTCGAGTTGGAAGCCAGCTGGAGTCTGACGTTTTcaagcgtctaccaaaatatccTGTAAAAACAGCGATTAAGGATTTCTTTCTTAGGTTACATGTCGAAGTTCTacctgtaaaaacatggctacgTAACAAGGGTTTCTTCGTGCCGTGGTCAACGGACTGCCCTCTCTGTCCCTATCCAGAATCGTTGCAgcacgtatttttgttttgtacaaaTGCAGTACTATTTTGGCACAACATACGAATTGTGTTTGACGTGCAGATATACCCAAATTGGGATAACGTTAAATATCTGACACTGGAAGATGACAAAAATAACAACAGTGCTGAAACCTTGTTATTGCTAGGTTTGTATGCAATTTGGAGATCCCGAACTGATTACGTCCTAGCACTAGAAAACGCAAAACCTGCGTGGACGCACTTTTGTTATGCTTTTGCGTATACAAGTTCGCTGCTGGGCGGCGAAGATGAGTTTAGCAAGCGATGGCAGGTGTGGCAGAAGCGCCTGCAGCAAAGATGA